From Salvelinus namaycush isolate Seneca chromosome 2, SaNama_1.0, whole genome shotgun sequence, one genomic window encodes:
- the LOC120019806 gene encoding proto-oncogene vav-like isoform X5 has translation MELWRHCAVWLIECRVLPESHRVTWDSAQVCELAQALRDGVLLCQLLNNLLPHAINLREINLRPQMSQFLCLKNIRTFLGVCQEKFHLRKTELFEAFDLFDVRDFGKVIDTLSILSHSPISTQKGFQSFPIDGCITDDDIYSGLSDQIDETVDEDDDLYDCVEDEENEGDEIYEDLMRADEPSETQQQKMEVDKRECCLQEIRQTEEKYTDTLESILQDLAVTHRSLLGEIQTSILTLNAENLYQVFINYKERLLPYGRYCSQVEAATKHLDKMSAMKEGVRMKLEECSKRANSGRFSLRDLLMVPMQRVLKYHLLLQELVKHTSSTTEKENLRTALDAMRDLAQCVNEVKRDNEIIKQITTFQLSIENMTQSLALFGRPKIDGELKISSSEKKSKQDRYAFLFDKAMLVCKKKSGETMELKEIIDLQNYQLRDETTGEKDSKKWSHSFLLIDCYGKSGYDLFFKTRDLKKKWLEQFEMALSNMCPENCTANNHDFQMHCFEDTTSCKACCMLLRGIFFQGYRCSRCRMAAHKECLGRVPGCGRNSEHSATVKKNKKSASHRQASTGFPKMEVCQEYYGLPPPPVAFGQPLHLSMGDVIELTRADAELTWWEGKNVTIGQMGWFPCSKVQPFISRSTPDLSDFLWFAGNMDRSAAKNLLISRSDGTFLVRQKDGGEFAISLKFNMDIRHIKITSTEGLYRINEKKAFKGLIEMVQFYQQHSLKEYFKDVDTTLQTPFNQPEQSDTPFNTPSPGGSMRSFGTARARYDFSARDRTELSLREGDTVKVLSKKAHNGWWKGEVYGRVGLFPANYVEEDYSDYC, from the exons TTCCTGTGTCTGAAGAACATCCGTACGTTCCTGGGGGTGTGTCAGGAGAAGTTTCACCTGAGGAAGACGGAACTGTTTGAAGCCTTCGACCTGTTTGATGTCAGAGACTTcggcaag GTGATAGATACCTTGTCCATTCTGTCCCACTCACCCATCTCCACCCAGAAGGGTTTCCA gtcttTCCCAATAGATGGCTGTATTACTGATGATGATATCTACAGCGGCCTCTCTGACCAGATTGA tgaaACAGTGGACGAGGATGATGACCTTTATGACTGTGTGGAGGATGAGGAGAATGAGGGGGATGAGATATATGAAGACCTGATGAGGGCCGATGAGCCATCGGAGACG cagcagcagaagatGGAGGTGGATAAGAGAGAATGCTGCCTACAGgagatcagacagacagaggagaaatACACTGACACGCTGGAGTCCATATTACAG gatCTGGCTGTAACCCATCGCAGTCTGCTGGGGGAGATCCAGACCTCTATCTTAACCCTGAATGCTGAGAACCTTTACCAGGTCTTCATCAACTacaaagagag gttgTTGCCGTATGGGCGGTACTGCAGCCAGGTGGAAGCAGCTACTAAACACCTGGACAAGATGTCCGCCATGAAGGAAGGAGTCAGAATGAAACTAGAG gaGTGCTCTAAGAGGGCTAACAGTGGCAGGTTCTCTCTGCGTGATCTACTCATGGTTCCCATGCAGAGAGTCCTCAAATACCACCTACTGCTCCAG GAGCTGGTGAAACACACCTCTAgcactacagagaaagaaaaccTTCGGACAGCTCTAGACGCCATGAGA gaccTGGCTCAGTGTGTGAACGAGGTAAAGCGAGACAACGAGATCATCAAACAGATCACCACCTTCCAGTTGTCTATAGAGAACATGACTCAGTCTCTGGCTCTGTTCGGACGACCCAAGATAGATGGAGAACTGAAGATCAGCTCCTCAGAGAAGAAGTCCAAACAGGacag gtatgCGTTCCTGTTTGACAAGGCGATGCTAGTGTGTAAGAAGAAGAGTGGAGAGACGATGGAACTGAAGGAGATTATAGACCTGCAGAACTACCAGCTACGAGACGAGACCACCGGGGAGAAGGACAGCAAGAAG tggtcaCATTCTTTCCTGCTTATAGACTGTTATGGGAAGTCAGGATACGACCTGTTCTTCAAGACCAGAGATCTCAAGAAGAAATGGCTGGAGCAGTTTGAGATGGCCCT GTCCAACATGTGTCCAGAGAACTGTACTGCCAACAATCATGACTTCCAGATGCACTGCTTTGAAGATACCACCTCCTGCAAGGCCTGCTGTATGCTCctcag ggggATATTCTTCCAGGGGTATCGTTGTAGTCGTTGCAGAATGGCCGCTCATAAAGAATGTCTGGGAAGAGTACCAGGCTGCGGACGCAACTCAG AACACTCAGCGACTGTGAAGAAG AATAAGAAGTCAGCTTCTCACAGACAAGCCAGTACAG gctttCCTAAAATGGAGGTGTGTCAGGAGTACTATGGTTTGCCTCCGCCCCCTGTAGCGTTCGGCCAACCACTGCACCTCTCCATGGGTGATGTCATCGAACTGACAAGAGCCGATGCCGAACTAACGTGGTGGGAG GGCAAGAACGTGACGATTGGTCAGATGGGTTGGTTCCCCTGCAGTAAGGTCCAGCCCTTCATCTCT AGATCAACTCCTGACCTATCCGACTTCCTATG GTTTGCGGGGAACATGGACCGGTCAGCGGCGAAGAACCTCCTGATTTCACGGTCGGACGGAACGTTTCTGGTCCGCCAGAAAGACGGAGGAGAGTTCGCAATCAGCCTCAA GTTTAACATGGACATCAGACACATCAAGATCACGTCAACAGAAGGCCTCTACCGCATCAACGAGAAGAAAGCATTCAAAGGATTAATC GAGATGGTTCAGTTCTACCAGCAACATTCACTGAAGGAGTATTTTAAGGATGTGGACACCACCCTCCAGACCCccttcaaccagcctgaacagaGTGATACACCCTTCAACACACCCTCCCcag gtGGCAGTATGCGTTCATTCGGCACAGCTAGGGCCAGGTATGACTTCTCAGCCAGAGACCGTACAGAGCTGTCTCTGAGAGAAGGAGACACAGTCAAAGTCCTGTCTAAGAAGGCTCACAATGGATGGTGGAAAGGAGAGGTCTATGGACGG gtcGGTCTGTTCCCAGCTAACTATGTAGAAGAGGATTACTCTGACTACTGCTGA
- the LOC120019806 gene encoding proto-oncogene vav-like isoform X3 produces the protein MELWRHCAVWLIECRVLPESHRVTWDSAQVCELAQALRDGVLLCQLLNNLLPHAINLREINLRPQMSQFLCLKNIRTFLGVCQEKFHLRKTELFEAFDLFDVRDFGKVIDTLSILSHSPISTQKGFQSFPIDGCITDDDIYSGLSDQIDETVDEDDDLYDCVEDEENEGDEIYEDLMRADEPSETQQQQKMEVDKRECCLQEIRQTEEKYTDTLESILQHFMKPLQKFLQPHDIESIFINTADLAVTHRSLLGEIQTSILTLNAENLYQVFINYKERLLPYGRYCSQVEAATKHLDKMSAMKEGVRMKLEECSKRANSGRFSLRDLLMVPMQRVLKYHLLLQELVKHTSSTTEKENLRTALDAMRDLAQCVNEVKRDNEIIKQITTFQLSIENMTQSLALFGRPKIDGELKISSSEKKSKQDRYAFLFDKAMLVCKKKSGETMELKEIIDLQNYQLRDETTGEKDSKKWSHSFLLIDCYGKSGYDLFFKTRDLKKKWLEQFEMALSNMCPENCTANNHDFQMHCFEDTTSCKACCMLLRGIFFQGYRCSRCRMAAHKECLGRVPGCGRNSGFPKMEVCQEYYGLPPPPVAFGQPLHLSMGDVIELTRADAELTWWEGKNVTIGQMGWFPCSKVQPFISRSTPDLSDFLWFAGNMDRSAAKNLLISRSDGTFLVRQKDGGEFAISLKFNMDIRHIKITSTEGLYRINEKKAFKGLIEMVQFYQQHSLKEYFKDVDTTLQTPFNQPEQSDTPFNTPSPGGSMRSFGTARARYDFSARDRTELSLREGDTVKVLSKKAHNGWWKGEVYGRVGLFPANYVEEDYSDYC, from the exons TTCCTGTGTCTGAAGAACATCCGTACGTTCCTGGGGGTGTGTCAGGAGAAGTTTCACCTGAGGAAGACGGAACTGTTTGAAGCCTTCGACCTGTTTGATGTCAGAGACTTcggcaag GTGATAGATACCTTGTCCATTCTGTCCCACTCACCCATCTCCACCCAGAAGGGTTTCCA gtcttTCCCAATAGATGGCTGTATTACTGATGATGATATCTACAGCGGCCTCTCTGACCAGATTGA tgaaACAGTGGACGAGGATGATGACCTTTATGACTGTGTGGAGGATGAGGAGAATGAGGGGGATGAGATATATGAAGACCTGATGAGGGCCGATGAGCCATCGGAGACG cagcagcagcagaagatGGAGGTGGATAAGAGAGAATGCTGCCTACAGgagatcagacagacagaggagaaatACACTGACACGCTGGAGTCCATATTACAG CACTTTATGAAGCCCCTCCAGAAGTTCCTTCAGCCTCACGACATAGAGAGTATCTTCATCAACACAGCG gatCTGGCTGTAACCCATCGCAGTCTGCTGGGGGAGATCCAGACCTCTATCTTAACCCTGAATGCTGAGAACCTTTACCAGGTCTTCATCAACTacaaagagag gttgTTGCCGTATGGGCGGTACTGCAGCCAGGTGGAAGCAGCTACTAAACACCTGGACAAGATGTCCGCCATGAAGGAAGGAGTCAGAATGAAACTAGAG gaGTGCTCTAAGAGGGCTAACAGTGGCAGGTTCTCTCTGCGTGATCTACTCATGGTTCCCATGCAGAGAGTCCTCAAATACCACCTACTGCTCCAG GAGCTGGTGAAACACACCTCTAgcactacagagaaagaaaaccTTCGGACAGCTCTAGACGCCATGAGA gaccTGGCTCAGTGTGTGAACGAGGTAAAGCGAGACAACGAGATCATCAAACAGATCACCACCTTCCAGTTGTCTATAGAGAACATGACTCAGTCTCTGGCTCTGTTCGGACGACCCAAGATAGATGGAGAACTGAAGATCAGCTCCTCAGAGAAGAAGTCCAAACAGGacag gtatgCGTTCCTGTTTGACAAGGCGATGCTAGTGTGTAAGAAGAAGAGTGGAGAGACGATGGAACTGAAGGAGATTATAGACCTGCAGAACTACCAGCTACGAGACGAGACCACCGGGGAGAAGGACAGCAAGAAG tggtcaCATTCTTTCCTGCTTATAGACTGTTATGGGAAGTCAGGATACGACCTGTTCTTCAAGACCAGAGATCTCAAGAAGAAATGGCTGGAGCAGTTTGAGATGGCCCT GTCCAACATGTGTCCAGAGAACTGTACTGCCAACAATCATGACTTCCAGATGCACTGCTTTGAAGATACCACCTCCTGCAAGGCCTGCTGTATGCTCctcag ggggATATTCTTCCAGGGGTATCGTTGTAGTCGTTGCAGAATGGCCGCTCATAAAGAATGTCTGGGAAGAGTACCAGGCTGCGGACGCAACTCAG gctttCCTAAAATGGAGGTGTGTCAGGAGTACTATGGTTTGCCTCCGCCCCCTGTAGCGTTCGGCCAACCACTGCACCTCTCCATGGGTGATGTCATCGAACTGACAAGAGCCGATGCCGAACTAACGTGGTGGGAG GGCAAGAACGTGACGATTGGTCAGATGGGTTGGTTCCCCTGCAGTAAGGTCCAGCCCTTCATCTCT AGATCAACTCCTGACCTATCCGACTTCCTATG GTTTGCGGGGAACATGGACCGGTCAGCGGCGAAGAACCTCCTGATTTCACGGTCGGACGGAACGTTTCTGGTCCGCCAGAAAGACGGAGGAGAGTTCGCAATCAGCCTCAA GTTTAACATGGACATCAGACACATCAAGATCACGTCAACAGAAGGCCTCTACCGCATCAACGAGAAGAAAGCATTCAAAGGATTAATC GAGATGGTTCAGTTCTACCAGCAACATTCACTGAAGGAGTATTTTAAGGATGTGGACACCACCCTCCAGACCCccttcaaccagcctgaacagaGTGATACACCCTTCAACACACCCTCCCcag gtGGCAGTATGCGTTCATTCGGCACAGCTAGGGCCAGGTATGACTTCTCAGCCAGAGACCGTACAGAGCTGTCTCTGAGAGAAGGAGACACAGTCAAAGTCCTGTCTAAGAAGGCTCACAATGGATGGTGGAAAGGAGAGGTCTATGGACGG gtcGGTCTGTTCCCAGCTAACTATGTAGAAGAGGATTACTCTGACTACTGCTGA
- the LOC120019806 gene encoding proto-oncogene vav-like isoform X4 has product MELWRHCAVWLIECRVLPESHRVTWDSAQVCELAQALRDGVLLCQLLNNLLPHAINLREINLRPQMSQFLCLKNIRTFLGVCQEKFHLRKTELFEAFDLFDVRDFGKVIDTLSILSHSPISTQKGFQSFPIDGCITDDDIYSGLSDQIDETVDEDDDLYDCVEDEENEGDEIYEDLMRADEPSETQQQQKMEVDKRECCLQEIRQTEEKYTDTLESILQDLAVTHRSLLGEIQTSILTLNAENLYQVFINYKERLLPYGRYCSQVEAATKHLDKMSAMKEGVRMKLEECSKRANSGRFSLRDLLMVPMQRVLKYHLLLQELVKHTSSTTEKENLRTALDAMRDLAQCVNEVKRDNEIIKQITTFQLSIENMTQSLALFGRPKIDGELKISSSEKKSKQDRYAFLFDKAMLVCKKKSGETMELKEIIDLQNYQLRDETTGEKDSKKWSHSFLLIDCYGKSGYDLFFKTRDLKKKWLEQFEMALSNMCPENCTANNHDFQMHCFEDTTSCKACCMLLRGIFFQGYRCSRCRMAAHKECLGRVPGCGRNSEHSATVKKNKKSASHRQASTGFPKMEVCQEYYGLPPPPVAFGQPLHLSMGDVIELTRADAELTWWEGKNVTIGQMGWFPCSKVQPFISRSTPDLSDFLWFAGNMDRSAAKNLLISRSDGTFLVRQKDGGEFAISLKFNMDIRHIKITSTEGLYRINEKKAFKGLIEMVQFYQQHSLKEYFKDVDTTLQTPFNQPEQSDTPFNTPSPGGSMRSFGTARARYDFSARDRTELSLREGDTVKVLSKKAHNGWWKGEVYGRVGLFPANYVEEDYSDYC; this is encoded by the exons TTCCTGTGTCTGAAGAACATCCGTACGTTCCTGGGGGTGTGTCAGGAGAAGTTTCACCTGAGGAAGACGGAACTGTTTGAAGCCTTCGACCTGTTTGATGTCAGAGACTTcggcaag GTGATAGATACCTTGTCCATTCTGTCCCACTCACCCATCTCCACCCAGAAGGGTTTCCA gtcttTCCCAATAGATGGCTGTATTACTGATGATGATATCTACAGCGGCCTCTCTGACCAGATTGA tgaaACAGTGGACGAGGATGATGACCTTTATGACTGTGTGGAGGATGAGGAGAATGAGGGGGATGAGATATATGAAGACCTGATGAGGGCCGATGAGCCATCGGAGACG cagcagcagcagaagatGGAGGTGGATAAGAGAGAATGCTGCCTACAGgagatcagacagacagaggagaaatACACTGACACGCTGGAGTCCATATTACAG gatCTGGCTGTAACCCATCGCAGTCTGCTGGGGGAGATCCAGACCTCTATCTTAACCCTGAATGCTGAGAACCTTTACCAGGTCTTCATCAACTacaaagagag gttgTTGCCGTATGGGCGGTACTGCAGCCAGGTGGAAGCAGCTACTAAACACCTGGACAAGATGTCCGCCATGAAGGAAGGAGTCAGAATGAAACTAGAG gaGTGCTCTAAGAGGGCTAACAGTGGCAGGTTCTCTCTGCGTGATCTACTCATGGTTCCCATGCAGAGAGTCCTCAAATACCACCTACTGCTCCAG GAGCTGGTGAAACACACCTCTAgcactacagagaaagaaaaccTTCGGACAGCTCTAGACGCCATGAGA gaccTGGCTCAGTGTGTGAACGAGGTAAAGCGAGACAACGAGATCATCAAACAGATCACCACCTTCCAGTTGTCTATAGAGAACATGACTCAGTCTCTGGCTCTGTTCGGACGACCCAAGATAGATGGAGAACTGAAGATCAGCTCCTCAGAGAAGAAGTCCAAACAGGacag gtatgCGTTCCTGTTTGACAAGGCGATGCTAGTGTGTAAGAAGAAGAGTGGAGAGACGATGGAACTGAAGGAGATTATAGACCTGCAGAACTACCAGCTACGAGACGAGACCACCGGGGAGAAGGACAGCAAGAAG tggtcaCATTCTTTCCTGCTTATAGACTGTTATGGGAAGTCAGGATACGACCTGTTCTTCAAGACCAGAGATCTCAAGAAGAAATGGCTGGAGCAGTTTGAGATGGCCCT GTCCAACATGTGTCCAGAGAACTGTACTGCCAACAATCATGACTTCCAGATGCACTGCTTTGAAGATACCACCTCCTGCAAGGCCTGCTGTATGCTCctcag ggggATATTCTTCCAGGGGTATCGTTGTAGTCGTTGCAGAATGGCCGCTCATAAAGAATGTCTGGGAAGAGTACCAGGCTGCGGACGCAACTCAG AACACTCAGCGACTGTGAAGAAG AATAAGAAGTCAGCTTCTCACAGACAAGCCAGTACAG gctttCCTAAAATGGAGGTGTGTCAGGAGTACTATGGTTTGCCTCCGCCCCCTGTAGCGTTCGGCCAACCACTGCACCTCTCCATGGGTGATGTCATCGAACTGACAAGAGCCGATGCCGAACTAACGTGGTGGGAG GGCAAGAACGTGACGATTGGTCAGATGGGTTGGTTCCCCTGCAGTAAGGTCCAGCCCTTCATCTCT AGATCAACTCCTGACCTATCCGACTTCCTATG GTTTGCGGGGAACATGGACCGGTCAGCGGCGAAGAACCTCCTGATTTCACGGTCGGACGGAACGTTTCTGGTCCGCCAGAAAGACGGAGGAGAGTTCGCAATCAGCCTCAA GTTTAACATGGACATCAGACACATCAAGATCACGTCAACAGAAGGCCTCTACCGCATCAACGAGAAGAAAGCATTCAAAGGATTAATC GAGATGGTTCAGTTCTACCAGCAACATTCACTGAAGGAGTATTTTAAGGATGTGGACACCACCCTCCAGACCCccttcaaccagcctgaacagaGTGATACACCCTTCAACACACCCTCCCcag gtGGCAGTATGCGTTCATTCGGCACAGCTAGGGCCAGGTATGACTTCTCAGCCAGAGACCGTACAGAGCTGTCTCTGAGAGAAGGAGACACAGTCAAAGTCCTGTCTAAGAAGGCTCACAATGGATGGTGGAAAGGAGAGGTCTATGGACGG gtcGGTCTGTTCCCAGCTAACTATGTAGAAGAGGATTACTCTGACTACTGCTGA
- the LOC120019806 gene encoding proto-oncogene vav-like isoform X1 has product MELWRHCAVWLIECRVLPESHRVTWDSAQVCELAQALRDGVLLCQLLNNLLPHAINLREINLRPQMSQFLCLKNIRTFLGVCQEKFHLRKTELFEAFDLFDVRDFGKVIDTLSILSHSPISTQKGFQSFPIDGCITDDDIYSGLSDQIDETVDEDDDLYDCVEDEENEGDEIYEDLMRADEPSETQQQQKMEVDKRECCLQEIRQTEEKYTDTLESILQHFMKPLQKFLQPHDIESIFINTADLAVTHRSLLGEIQTSILTLNAENLYQVFINYKERLLPYGRYCSQVEAATKHLDKMSAMKEGVRMKLEECSKRANSGRFSLRDLLMVPMQRVLKYHLLLQELVKHTSSTTEKENLRTALDAMRDLAQCVNEVKRDNEIIKQITTFQLSIENMTQSLALFGRPKIDGELKISSSEKKSKQDRYAFLFDKAMLVCKKKSGETMELKEIIDLQNYQLRDETTGEKDSKKWSHSFLLIDCYGKSGYDLFFKTRDLKKKWLEQFEMALSNMCPENCTANNHDFQMHCFEDTTSCKACCMLLRGIFFQGYRCSRCRMAAHKECLGRVPGCGRNSEHSATVKKNKKSASHRQASTGFPKMEVCQEYYGLPPPPVAFGQPLHLSMGDVIELTRADAELTWWEGKNVTIGQMGWFPCSKVQPFISRSTPDLSDFLWFAGNMDRSAAKNLLISRSDGTFLVRQKDGGEFAISLKFNMDIRHIKITSTEGLYRINEKKAFKGLIEMVQFYQQHSLKEYFKDVDTTLQTPFNQPEQSDTPFNTPSPGGSMRSFGTARARYDFSARDRTELSLREGDTVKVLSKKAHNGWWKGEVYGRVGLFPANYVEEDYSDYC; this is encoded by the exons TTCCTGTGTCTGAAGAACATCCGTACGTTCCTGGGGGTGTGTCAGGAGAAGTTTCACCTGAGGAAGACGGAACTGTTTGAAGCCTTCGACCTGTTTGATGTCAGAGACTTcggcaag GTGATAGATACCTTGTCCATTCTGTCCCACTCACCCATCTCCACCCAGAAGGGTTTCCA gtcttTCCCAATAGATGGCTGTATTACTGATGATGATATCTACAGCGGCCTCTCTGACCAGATTGA tgaaACAGTGGACGAGGATGATGACCTTTATGACTGTGTGGAGGATGAGGAGAATGAGGGGGATGAGATATATGAAGACCTGATGAGGGCCGATGAGCCATCGGAGACG cagcagcagcagaagatGGAGGTGGATAAGAGAGAATGCTGCCTACAGgagatcagacagacagaggagaaatACACTGACACGCTGGAGTCCATATTACAG CACTTTATGAAGCCCCTCCAGAAGTTCCTTCAGCCTCACGACATAGAGAGTATCTTCATCAACACAGCG gatCTGGCTGTAACCCATCGCAGTCTGCTGGGGGAGATCCAGACCTCTATCTTAACCCTGAATGCTGAGAACCTTTACCAGGTCTTCATCAACTacaaagagag gttgTTGCCGTATGGGCGGTACTGCAGCCAGGTGGAAGCAGCTACTAAACACCTGGACAAGATGTCCGCCATGAAGGAAGGAGTCAGAATGAAACTAGAG gaGTGCTCTAAGAGGGCTAACAGTGGCAGGTTCTCTCTGCGTGATCTACTCATGGTTCCCATGCAGAGAGTCCTCAAATACCACCTACTGCTCCAG GAGCTGGTGAAACACACCTCTAgcactacagagaaagaaaaccTTCGGACAGCTCTAGACGCCATGAGA gaccTGGCTCAGTGTGTGAACGAGGTAAAGCGAGACAACGAGATCATCAAACAGATCACCACCTTCCAGTTGTCTATAGAGAACATGACTCAGTCTCTGGCTCTGTTCGGACGACCCAAGATAGATGGAGAACTGAAGATCAGCTCCTCAGAGAAGAAGTCCAAACAGGacag gtatgCGTTCCTGTTTGACAAGGCGATGCTAGTGTGTAAGAAGAAGAGTGGAGAGACGATGGAACTGAAGGAGATTATAGACCTGCAGAACTACCAGCTACGAGACGAGACCACCGGGGAGAAGGACAGCAAGAAG tggtcaCATTCTTTCCTGCTTATAGACTGTTATGGGAAGTCAGGATACGACCTGTTCTTCAAGACCAGAGATCTCAAGAAGAAATGGCTGGAGCAGTTTGAGATGGCCCT GTCCAACATGTGTCCAGAGAACTGTACTGCCAACAATCATGACTTCCAGATGCACTGCTTTGAAGATACCACCTCCTGCAAGGCCTGCTGTATGCTCctcag ggggATATTCTTCCAGGGGTATCGTTGTAGTCGTTGCAGAATGGCCGCTCATAAAGAATGTCTGGGAAGAGTACCAGGCTGCGGACGCAACTCAG AACACTCAGCGACTGTGAAGAAG AATAAGAAGTCAGCTTCTCACAGACAAGCCAGTACAG gctttCCTAAAATGGAGGTGTGTCAGGAGTACTATGGTTTGCCTCCGCCCCCTGTAGCGTTCGGCCAACCACTGCACCTCTCCATGGGTGATGTCATCGAACTGACAAGAGCCGATGCCGAACTAACGTGGTGGGAG GGCAAGAACGTGACGATTGGTCAGATGGGTTGGTTCCCCTGCAGTAAGGTCCAGCCCTTCATCTCT AGATCAACTCCTGACCTATCCGACTTCCTATG GTTTGCGGGGAACATGGACCGGTCAGCGGCGAAGAACCTCCTGATTTCACGGTCGGACGGAACGTTTCTGGTCCGCCAGAAAGACGGAGGAGAGTTCGCAATCAGCCTCAA GTTTAACATGGACATCAGACACATCAAGATCACGTCAACAGAAGGCCTCTACCGCATCAACGAGAAGAAAGCATTCAAAGGATTAATC GAGATGGTTCAGTTCTACCAGCAACATTCACTGAAGGAGTATTTTAAGGATGTGGACACCACCCTCCAGACCCccttcaaccagcctgaacagaGTGATACACCCTTCAACACACCCTCCCcag gtGGCAGTATGCGTTCATTCGGCACAGCTAGGGCCAGGTATGACTTCTCAGCCAGAGACCGTACAGAGCTGTCTCTGAGAGAAGGAGACACAGTCAAAGTCCTGTCTAAGAAGGCTCACAATGGATGGTGGAAAGGAGAGGTCTATGGACGG gtcGGTCTGTTCCCAGCTAACTATGTAGAAGAGGATTACTCTGACTACTGCTGA